In the Nerophis ophidion isolate RoL-2023_Sa linkage group LG01, RoL_Noph_v1.0, whole genome shotgun sequence genome, one interval contains:
- the LOC133552709 gene encoding zinc finger protein OZF-like isoform X1, producing the protein MDDYCYAKMATSCQRESERESAPPTENNLKSQDEDVQQLMGNPEEVSPQSGGSSTLKQETPQPPCIKKEEEELCITQEGECLLGREEADYTKFPLTIVSVNIEEEEEKPQVDNLLAPLSDSEAEDEVEVTLSSDTDCEGDMRTHTDNKHSKCSSKKRGEKCSTCSVCAESFTKKSNLTRHMRTHTGEKQFNCSVCGESFSRNSNLTRHMRTHTGEKPFNCSVCGKSFSQNNNLTEHMRSHTGEKTCHCSVCGESFSRNSNLIKHMRTHTGEKPFKCSVCGNSFSQTSSLTQHMRTHTGEKPFKCSVCCKSFSQSNHLTKHMRTHTGEKPCNCSICGESFSLNSNLTRHMRTHTGEKPFDCSVCGTSFSQSSNLTQHMRTHKGEKTCSVCGKSFSKSSNLTRHMKTHTGEKTCSVCGKSFSKNSNLTKHMRTHTFKCPVQGWELSADPRNSADVGPARVYYII; encoded by the coding sequence acgtccagcagctgatgggtaatccagaagaagtttcccctcagtcaggggggagctccactttgaagcaggagactccacaaccaccctgcattaaaaaggaagaggaggaactctgcatcactcaggagggagagtgtcttctaggacgagaggaagctgattacaccaagtttccactgactattGTCTCTGTGAATATTGAAGAAGAggaagagaaaccacaagtagacaacctcttagctccactgtcagatagtgaggctgaagacgaggttgaagtaactttgagcagcgatacagactgtgaaggtgatatgaggactcacactgacaacaaacactctaaATGCTCTTCAAAGAAGAGAGGTGAAAAATGTTCTACCTGCTCAGTTTGTGCTGAAAGTTTTACTAAAAAGAGCAATTTGactcgacacatgagaacacacacaggagaaaaacaatttaattgttcagtttgtggtgaAAGCTTTTCCCGAAATAGCAATTTGACTcggcacatgagaacacacacaggtgaaaaaccatttaattgttcagtgtgtggcaaaagcttttctcaaaataacaatttgactgaacacatgagatcacacactggagaaaaaacatgtcattgttcagtttgtggcgaaAGCTTTTCTCGAAATAGCAATTTGattaaacacatgagaacacacacaggtgaaaaaccattcaaatgttcagtttgtggcaacagCTTTTCTCAAACTAGctctttgactcaacacatgagaacacacacaggagaaaagccATTTAAGTGTTCGGTTTGTTGCAAAAGCTTTTCCCAAAGCAACCATTTGactaaacacatgagaacacacacaggagaaaagccATGTAATTGTTCAATTTGTGGCGAAAGCTTTTCTCTGAATAGCAATTTGActcgacacatgagaacgcacacaggtgaaaaaccatttgattgttcagtttgtggcaccAGCTTTTCTCAAAGTagcaatttgactcaacacatgagaacacacaaggGCGAAAAAacatgttcagtttgtggcaaaagtttTTCTAAAAGTAGCAATTTGACTCGACACATGAAAACGCACACAGGCGAAAAAacatgttcagtttgtggcaaaagtttttccaaaaatagcaatttgactaaacacatgagaacacacacattcaaatGTCCAGTTCAGGGATGGGAACTTTCCGCGGAtccgcggaattccgccgatGTTGGGCCCGCCAGGGTctattatataatataa
- the LOC133551671 gene encoding zinc finger protein OZF-like, producing MDDYCYAKMVTSCQRESERESAPPTENNLKSQDEDVQQLMGNPEEVSPQSGGSSTLKQETPQPPCIKKEEEELCITQEGECLLGREEADYTKFPLTIVSVKTEDDEEKPHVDNLLAPLSDSEAEDEVEVTLSSDTDCEGDMRTHTDNKRSECSTKKRGETFCSCSICGQKFTKNSRLTQHMRTHKGEKTFNCSVCGKRFSQNSLLIRHMRTHTGEKPFKCSVCSKDFSQNSILTRHMRTHTGEKTFKCSVCGKSFSQNSSLTQHMRTHTGEKPFKCSVCGKSFSHNSHLTEHMRTHTGEKPCNCSVCGESFSRNSNLTQHMRTHTGEKPFNCSVCGKSFSQHSILSKHMRTHRAEKALNCSVCGKSFHHKNSLCRHMRTHDGEKPFNCSVCGTSFSKNSSLTQHMRTHTGEKTCICSVCGKRFSQKSYLTKHMRTHTGGKTFKCSVCDKSFSRNGNLTRHMRTHRWKFI from the exons atggacgactactgctatgctaagatggtgacgtcatgtcaaagagaaagtgaaagagaaTCAGCGCCACCAACGGAGAACAATCTGAAAAGCCAAGATGAAG acgtgcagcagctgatgggtaatccagaagaagtttcccctcagtcaggggggagctccactttgaagcaggagactccacaaccaccctgcattaaaaaggaagaggaggaactctgcatcactcaggagggagagtgtcttctaggacgagaggaagctgattacaccaagtttccactgactattgtctctgtgaagactgaagatgatgaagagaaaccacacgtagacaacctcttagctccactatcagatagtgaggctgaagacgaggttgaagtaactttgagcagcgatacagactgtgaaggtgatatgaggactcacactgacaacaaacgctctgaatgctctacaaagaagAGAGGTGAAACATTTTGTAGCTGTTCTATTTGTGGTCAAAAATTTACTAAAAATAGccgtttgactcaacacatgagaacacacaaaggtgaaaaaacatttaattgttcagtttgtggcaaaagattTTCTCAAAATAGCCTTTTGAttcgacacatgagaacacacacaggtgaaaaaccatttaagtGTTCAGTTTGCAGCAAAGATTTTTCTCAAAATAGCATTTTGactcgacacatgagaacacacacaggtgagaaaacatttaagtgttcagtttgtggcaaaagcttttctcaaaatagctctttgactcaacacatgagaacacacacaggtgaaaaaccatttaagtGTTCAGtctgtggcaaaagcttttctcacaATAGccatttgactgaacacatgagaacacacacaggtgaaaagccatgtaattgttcagtttgtggcgaaagcttttctcgaaatagcaatttgactcaacacatgagaacacacacaggtgaaaaaccatttaattgttcagtttgtggcaaaagcttttctcaacaTAGCATTTTGtctaaacacatgagaacacacagagCGGAAAAAGCATTGAATtgctcagtttgtggtaaaagctttCATCATAAAAACTCTTTGTgtcgacacatgagaacacacgatggagaaaaaccatttaattgttcagtttgtggcactagcttttctaaaaatagctctttgactcaacacatgagaacacacacaggagaaaaaacatgtatttgttcagtttgtggcaaacgcTTTTCTCAAAAAAGCTATTTAactaaacacatgagaacacacacagggggAAAAACATTCAAGTGTTCAGTTTGTGACAAAAGCTTTTCTCGAAATGGCAATTTGACTcgacatatgagaacacacaggTGGAAATTCATTTAA